In Pseudomonas poae, a single genomic region encodes these proteins:
- a CDS encoding quinone-dependent dihydroorotate dehydrogenase, giving the protein MYTLARQLLFKLSPETSHDLSLDLIGAGGRLGLNGLVCKAPAKMPVSVMGLDFPNPVGLAAGLDKNGAAIDGFSQLGFGFVEIGTVTPRPQPGNPKPRIFRLPEAEAIINRMGFNNPGVDNLLSRVQAAKYKGILGINIGKNFDTPVERAVDDYLICLDKVYAHASYVTVNVSSPNTPGLRSLQFGDSLKQLLEALRQRQEDLAVRHGKRVPLAIKIAPDMSDEETVLVAQALVDSGMDAVIATNTTLSRVGVEGLAHGDEAGGLSGAPVREQSTHIVKVLAAELAGRLPIIAAGGITEGKHAAEKIAAGASLVQLYSGFIYKGPALIRQSVDAIAALPKA; this is encoded by the coding sequence ATGTATACCCTGGCCCGCCAGCTGTTGTTCAAACTCTCCCCGGAAACCTCCCACGATCTGTCCCTGGACCTGATCGGTGCCGGTGGCCGCCTGGGGCTCAATGGCCTGGTATGCAAGGCTCCGGCAAAAATGCCGGTATCGGTGATGGGGCTCGATTTCCCTAACCCGGTGGGGTTGGCGGCAGGCCTGGACAAGAATGGCGCGGCCATCGATGGCTTCTCGCAATTGGGTTTCGGCTTTGTCGAAATCGGCACCGTGACGCCGCGCCCGCAACCGGGCAACCCCAAGCCGCGCATCTTCCGTCTGCCCGAAGCCGAGGCGATCATCAATCGCATGGGCTTCAACAACCCGGGTGTCGATAACCTGCTGTCGCGGGTTCAAGCGGCGAAGTACAAAGGCATTCTCGGCATCAATATCGGCAAGAACTTCGATACGCCAGTAGAGCGGGCAGTGGACGACTACCTGATCTGCCTGGACAAGGTCTACGCACACGCCAGCTATGTCACCGTTAACGTCAGTTCGCCCAACACCCCGGGCCTGCGTAGCTTGCAGTTCGGTGATTCGCTCAAGCAACTGCTCGAAGCCTTGCGCCAGCGCCAGGAAGATCTGGCCGTACGCCATGGCAAACGCGTACCGCTGGCGATCAAGATTGCCCCGGACATGAGCGACGAAGAAACCGTACTGGTGGCCCAGGCTCTGGTGGATTCGGGTATGGACGCAGTGATCGCCACCAACACCACCCTCAGCCGTGTGGGTGTTGAAGGCTTGGCCCATGGTGACGAAGCAGGCGGCCTCTCGGGTGCACCGGTGCGCGAGCAGAGCACCCATATTGTCAAGGTACTGGCCGCTGAGCTGGCAGGACGCTTGCCGATCATCGCCGCAGGTGGCATCACCGAGGGCAAGCACGCGGCCGAGAAGATCGCTGCTGGCGCCAGCCTGGTGCAGTTGTATTCCGGTTTCATCTACAAGGGCCCGGCGTTGATTCGCCAGTCGGTAGACGCAATCGCGGCATTGCCAAAAGCCTGA
- a CDS encoding ribosome modulation factor: MRRLKRDPLERAFLRGYQYGVHGKSRELCPFTLPSVRQAWINGWREGRGDNWDGMTGTAGIHRLNELHAVG; encoded by the coding sequence ATGAGAAGACTTAAGCGTGATCCGTTGGAAAGAGCATTTTTACGCGGATATCAATATGGCGTTCATGGCAAATCCCGTGAGCTTTGCCCATTTACTCTACCGTCGGTACGCCAAGCCTGGATCAACGGCTGGCGAGAAGGACGCGGCGACAACTGGGACGGTATGACTGGCACTGCGGGCATCCACAGACTCAACGAACTTCACGCCGTCGGCTAA